A genome region from Apus apus isolate bApuApu2 chromosome 2, bApuApu2.pri.cur, whole genome shotgun sequence includes the following:
- the NTAQ1 gene encoding protein N-terminal glutamine amidohydrolase isoform X2 translates to MAAPPAAVPPRPACAYSSCYCEENVWKLCDYIRSQGQPPLEEFYAVFVSNERRMVPLWKQKSGHGDQPVVWDYHVILLHVSSGEQNFIYDLDTVLPFPCPFEVYSVEAFRSDDSLPPEFHRKIRMIRADLYLKTFASDRSHMKDANGKWQKPPPSYPCIETAGCTMLSVSLGLTVVEQASALTCS, encoded by the exons ATGGCCGCCCCCCCGGCCGCGgtgcccccccgccccgcctgcgCCTACAGCAGCTGCTACTG TGAAGAGAACGTCTGGAAGCTGTGTGACTACATCAGGAGCCAGGGGCAACCCCCCCTGGAGGAATTCTACGCCGTGTTCGTATCCAATGAGAGGAGAATG GTTCCACTCTGGAAGCAGAAATCAGGGCACGGAGATCAGCCTGTTGTCTGG GACTACCATGTTATTCTACTCCATGTTTCCAGTGGGGAGCAGAACTTCATTTATGATCTCGACACCGTATTGCCATTTCCATGTCCTTTTGAGGTGTACAGTGTGGAGGCCTTTAGGTCTGATGACAGCCTTCCTCCAGAATTTCACAG GAAAATCAGGATGATTCGAGCAGATTTGTACTTGAAGACATTTGCTTCAGACAGGTCTCATATGAAAGATGCAAATGGGAAATGGCAGAAACCTCCTCCTTCATACCCTTGCATTGAAACTGCAG GGTGCACAATGCTGTCAGTCAGTCTGGGATTAACTGTTGTGGAACAAGCATCTGCATTAACTTGCAGCTGA
- the NTAQ1 gene encoding protein N-terminal glutamine amidohydrolase isoform X1, which translates to MAAPPAAVPPRPACAYSSCYCEENVWKLCDYIRSQGQPPLEEFYAVFVSNERRMVPLWKQKSGHGDQPVVWDYHVILLHVSSGEQNFIYDLDTVLPFPCPFEVYSVEAFRSDDSLPPEFHRKIRMIRADLYLKTFASDRSHMKDANGKWQKPPPSYPCIETAESKMNLDDFISMNPKVGWGSVFSLPDFVHRFSRQTDYSYSLEGQ; encoded by the exons ATGGCCGCCCCCCCGGCCGCGgtgcccccccgccccgcctgcgCCTACAGCAGCTGCTACTG TGAAGAGAACGTCTGGAAGCTGTGTGACTACATCAGGAGCCAGGGGCAACCCCCCCTGGAGGAATTCTACGCCGTGTTCGTATCCAATGAGAGGAGAATG GTTCCACTCTGGAAGCAGAAATCAGGGCACGGAGATCAGCCTGTTGTCTGG GACTACCATGTTATTCTACTCCATGTTTCCAGTGGGGAGCAGAACTTCATTTATGATCTCGACACCGTATTGCCATTTCCATGTCCTTTTGAGGTGTACAGTGTGGAGGCCTTTAGGTCTGATGACAGCCTTCCTCCAGAATTTCACAG GAAAATCAGGATGATTCGAGCAGATTTGTACTTGAAGACATTTGCTTCAGACAGGTCTCATATGAAAGATGCAAATGGGAAATGGCAGAAACCTCCTCCTTCATACCCTTGCATTGAAACTGCAG AGTCCAAGATGAACTTGGATGATTTCATCAGTATGAATCCCAAAGTGGGATGGGGCTCAGTGTTCTCCCTTCCTGATTTTGTGCATCGATTTAGCAGACAGACTGATTACAGCTATTCCTTGGAAGGACAGTGA